The window taaaaatgagaaattgttGTTAAAACTTAACTAATTATGTATTTTCGATATATAAGTTTAATCTTcacttttactcttttttttttttttttttttaaatctctctTTAAACCAAGCTTTCTCTTCGAGTTAATTATAAAGACGTTAGAGGTGAGACCCAAGAGTTTTATTAACTATTTCTTACCCTTGTTTCGACGTTTCTCtatcaaaatattgaaaatgatTAATAAAgagtgaaaataaataataaaaataaaaataagtttcaatttatttcataaatttgagaatttaaataacaaaaattaagaatatatgACTTAATATGAAACTTGTGAAGTCTATCTTCATTTATCCAAACTTTTTTCTCCCTGACTCTTTGCAAtcttgaaaagtaaaaaaaaaaaccaacttgcATTTTCTCACATAAGATTCAAACCTCTCAGATTTATGGCCCTCTCAGATTTATGGATCATATTGtagtaggatttttttttttttcttttaatttatgtttggCTCTTGTCACAATCCACCCATTCTTATCTCATAGTTTTTTTCATACgttattttcctttcctttccttattaccctttttttttaatccaacatgGATGCTTCAATGGAAGAGTTATGGAAAAAGTTTCACCTctctgaagaagaaaaaaggggtTTGGCTGTTAGCTCTTAGGAAATGGCTCTCTCTAAACAACAAGCTCAATTTAGTCTTCTATCAAGCTACAAACCAATAAAGATTTTAACAAGGAGGCTTTGAAATCTACTCTTCAACAACTTTGGCGTTGCTCACATGGTGTAATTATTAAAGAAGTTGGGAATAATTTATTTCTAGCTATCTTTGTCAAGGAGAACATATGAAGTTCAAGACAGAAGCCCTTGGTCTTTTGATAAAAGacatattttattgaaacattTCAATGGTAATCTTAGCATAGTAATATTACTTCTCAACGTTCTCCTTTTTGGATTCGGGTTTTTAACattccaattaaaaatataaatagagtTGTTGGCACTCGTATAGCTAACAAGATCGATACTCCTCTTAAGGTGGATGCCCTTAAGAATGGTCTAGCTTAGGGACCCTTTCTTCGTATCCAGGTTTATATTGATATCCTTTGATGAGAggaaaatttgtttatattaaagATGTAGAAGAATGGTGGATCTTTTTCAAATATGAGAGGCTACCTATCTTTTATACTAACCTGAAACTTAAACAATTTCATTCCTAAATTCCAAAAACTTAGAGTATGAGGAGGTGACAAGTGATAGTCATGCTATGCCATTATATTCCAAATGCGATAATACAACAATAATGCtatcctttgtttttttgttttgtttttttttataggattaaTGCTATCCTTTGTGCTCCACCTCCATATCATATTTCAAACATCCTCCCCTCCCATGGTCTacgtatttaaaaattatataattaaataattccaatttccaaaatccaaatacaCCGTACAATATATAGAGGCTTCTATATTTGTAAGTCTACCGCCTAAATCCAGTCGGCCCTACAAGCAACAATATGGGCTTAATATATGGCTTACGTTGGGTTATATTAACAAGTACACAAATCTGTGCTCATTTGCTTATATACTCCTTTCAGCCCAAGTTATAGAAGggccttttcaaaaaaaaaaaaaaaaaaaaggttatagaAGGGCAAGAAGATACAGACCAGcccaatatttttaaaatgttaaatttaaaataaaataaaaataaaaatctgtcCATTTGCTTATAGTCCCAAGAACCAGAAAAATTCATTGCCTaacaataggaaaaaaaaaaaaaaaaaaaaaaaaaaaaaaaaaaaacccagcaatTAATAAGAAAACGCCAGCCAGCCAGTAATCAATAGCAAGCagagtaaaataagaaaaatcatatGGGCTAAGTGTCTCAGGTGGCTAGGCTAGGTTGCCCAATTATGTGCCCATGAAATGGAACCTCAATGATAATTGTGCCATCCCTATAAACAAAAACTGCTGGATTGGAACAACAAGCAGATATATGCATGCAAAATTTCCTTCTAGTGCTTCAAAGCTTGAAACCAACTAAACACCAAAAATAGTAGTAATAGAAAGAAATACACAAGGAATaacaattaatttatttcaaaagaTACAACAGTACCCATGTACCCCAACAGAGAACCTTATAAACAAACAGTAATATAGCTTTACGTGCCCTTTCATCACTTGCACCATTTTTATTCCACCAAAAAACTCTTACCCTGAAAGACAGACTCGTAAAACACCTACAAAGgcaaacaaagcaaaacataaaagataaagaaaCTCATTTCAGATCACTAGCCCACAAAGGCCTAGTACGTACTCTCTTTTTAAGGCCTCAAACTTCATGTCTTCACTTCAGTACCTCTACGCTCCACTGCCTTCTTGGGCTCTTGCTGTAACCTCTCTTCCAGTTTCCTGTGCTTTTTCCTTCACATTCTGCCCCATCTCCTTAGCTCTCTGACCATAATAACCTGCCGTGTCCTGCACGCGACGCTTTGCATAATCCATGTGCTCCGGCGCCTTTGTTTGACGCAGATAGTTCGCTATCCAAGACAGTGAAGAAAGCCCTGTGATTCCAAAAGCTCCTGAGGTTAAAAACCCAGCCAAGGCTAAGCCAATGACTATTGCTGCTGGGATAAGAACTGGGCAGAAAATCACAAACAGTGGGGTTGAAACAGCTAGGCCTATGAGTGTCGCAACAAATGTGAGACCAGCAAGGATGAAAAGAAAGCCACCAACGGGTAAGAGAGTCACAACTGCTAGTACTTTTGAAGTTGAAGGACCCTCTTGATTATCTTCAGAGAACATGCCTTTCATGGCATCACCGGGGCGTTGGTGGTGTTGCTGTTGTGGTTGATAGTGATGCGGCTGGTGGATCTCAGCCATTGTTTCgaggttgtttttttttttggtttgtgggATTTGCagtgttttcaaaaattgtgtattGAAGAGGTGAGTGAATGAAATGGAGCTAGGGGTTTGAGAATTTTAAGGTGAGGGCGGGTTAAACACGTGGATGTCAGTGAGTACACTTGTTCGATGAATGGGGTATTGCATGGGAAACATGTCGTTGAAGATAGATTTTGTTGTTGGTTTCTGATGGGTTTGGTGATAAAATTGATGATGCTTATGCAATTTTGGAGCTTCGTGGTTGTGCTCACCGGCTCACCGCCTAGTACATTGAACCGTATGGTATGGATCAAAAGAATCCAGAagaggaggtttttttttttttgggaatccAGAAAAAGGGGGTGATAAAAGAGAACTTGGATGTGTTATCTAAAATGTGATGTTGGTGCGTGACAGACCTAGCTAGCTCTTATCTGCATCAATAAATTGAAGAGGTGCAATATTATCAACAATGTACCAGTCCTCCTACAAGAAAAATTCACACATCCAACTTAATATTTGAGATAAGATAGCAATTAAATCTTTTGATACAAGATAAAGTTTTTAGTAAAGTCTAATCTAAGGATATATATACGTAAAACACTCtcttgaaaacttgaatttcAATTCTTACTACCATTAGTGCCATATATTACAAGTACACATACTCATAAAATGACCATCATCTACGTTAAGGATGCGTGGTAGTAAATAATAGTACTCAATCTTGATACTAAATCTTTCACCAATTTTTTCACATATTAAATAACTGAGTGAGATATGAGAAacttagttaattttttttgttctataacATGATCATAAAAACAGAGACATTGGTAAAATATCGAAGAAACCTTTAATGTCAAGAGATTTTTTCATAGAGTAATGCTACTCATTAAAAACAtacatttcaaatttcaaagtagCTGTCTTGGGTTTGATTGAGAGCTCCTTAATTCAAGTTTTGGTACCAACACTTTGAAAAAACTCTCTGGGTTAGCGATTTATCCCGCTATGAGTCCACCCGTCGCGAATAGTGATTAGTCTCTAGTTGAaagttttgaggaaaaaaaaaaaaaaacatacatttgaaaatttcacCTCCTCTCATAAGCTGTCACGTCACCTAGGCCCCACCACAATGCACTTATGAATAGGAGTGAAAATTTCGGTATATTTTTTCGTATCATCAACGACTGAAAAGCAAATTTGATTGCTCTACAAAGCCATTAAAGTATGATTTGAAGAtcttttacataaaattaaagTGTTTGATGGTAAAACTTTATTtaaagtaaaatgaaattttttttataaaaaaatgaaaaaataattaacatttctgacaattttttaaaatttttataaaaaatttactaaaataaatgattaatatGTACCATGAAAGTAAACATTAcattagagcattctcattagctctctcataaaaaatgtcattttgacacactaaaaatctactttatcattttagcacatcattttacaatatctcatttatcagatgttttattatttccttctatacattaaaataatatttacaccacattaaaataatatattaaactccttcaacaacaacaactccTCCACCATTGCTGCAACAACGGCCACCAACAACCACTGTTgcaaccatggttttaaaaaccgaaccggTCATAGAACcgtttttttcaaaatttccgGTTCAACCCCGGTTTTTGGCCGGTTTTCCGGTTGTTGACCGGTTTTGAAGCTTTTAACCGGACTAGATTGGCTCCCGGTTCCCGGTCGGACCGACCGGTctggtccggtttttaaaacagtggTTGCAACAACACTGACATCCACCaccggcacaaacccacatctACCAATggcaccttaaaaaaaaaaatttaaaaaaccaaccttaaaaaaaaaaaatctacaataacccaaaaaaaaccaCTACAACTACCCAataaccaccaccacaaccaccaaattGCCGCCACAACCACAGTACCACTGCCACAACtaacccacaacccaccacattcacaaacctcaaaactcatcccaaatcaaacaaacccataGCTCAAGCGGTGAGATCGGCTTCAGGTGGGAGACGTTAGCGGTGAGATCGGCTTCAGGCAGCTTCAGGCGAGATTAGTTTTAGCGACTTAAGGTGGCTTTAGGCGAGATCGACTTCAGGCGGCttgaggataagagaggaagagaatgaGAGTGAAGAGGGAGCTGTGGAGGACAACTATGGCTCCGGTGAGATCGGTGGCTTCGGCGAGATTGGCCGCGAGATTGGATTGGCAAGAGAGAAGAACTCAGATGCAAAGAGAAAAGAACAAACTCAGATGCAGAGAGAAAAGATgagataaaagagagagagagagagagagagagagagagagaaagtcagagtgaataaacaaataataaaaaattttggcattGTTGTCCATACCGTCTCATACTTTAGATGGTACTATAgcatgtttcaaaattttgaaatatttagaaCACCTAACGAGGCTTGAATAATagtgtttggtgtgtcaaatgctaaatatttgacatttgacacacctgatgagaatgctcttaacCTTTTAAAAAAGCTAAAGTAATTTGTTGGCATTTGAGCTCGTAGGCCAGGCCTAGTAGACGCAGCCCACAGGGGCAGCCCATTGCCTTAAGAGTTTTCGATGTGCACACTATGTAAGTGCACTATTCCCTAATAATCGAATCGTTTCAATTAAATTCTTCTGGGCTTGAGAAAACTTGCTTGAACCATCAATACTATGGTATTGGGTAAAGCTTGGGGGCTCTATGTTAGAGCCCACCATATTATGTTTGCTTATTTTACTACGTCCTAGGTATTCTGTGTGGGCTGCTTTTGTATATGTTTTGGCccaattttaatcaaatatttgaGGAATTCGATGcttgctaaaaaatttaaaaagttttgaagtGTCACGTGGTGAAGTATTAGCTACCTAATGAATTTGATGTAGCCTGACTGACACACGTCTAGTGATAATAACATGATGTAACTCTCATTGTTAATGTTGTCTCTTTGTCCAAAAAAGAGAATTTTCTGTGTCTTCTCTGTAAAAAGCTAGCTGAATTTGAGTTGAACAGAAAAAAAGACTATTGCTTAGAATTCCGATGTGAAAGGCCGTATTCCCAGAACTGAAGAAGCGAGGAAagtattcagccaaaaaaaaagaaaggaaagtgatttatttatttatttttataaataaatttccaaTCAATCATGTCCACTCTTCCATTATGGCAATGTGTTTAATCCCACAGCTTCGACCTAACATTTTTGTTAGTGTCCACTTCAAAACAACACGGGTTTAATTCTAAATTGTTACTTTCATAAGTAATTATTCTGGTTCCTATGTGCAAATCCTCAAATTTTAGCCAGTTAATTTGTAGTGATTTGGCTAAGGACGGTAGCACAATTTGCGTACCACATTTAGCTTTTAAGCCTCTCAATCTCAACCTTATCATGAAATATGCAAGGAAAATGTATAGGTGAGAGAAACATCGTCCATAAAAAAGATGAATAAATATGTGATGGTAGATAATTTATTGTTATTGacctatttaaatatttattatataaaaacacGGCCTAAAAAATGAGGTTTAAAAAAGTTATATCTCTAGATTATTTTCATGTTTAAGTGCTTTGGTAAACGAATACTAATTTGTCAAAAGGTACAGCCTACTTAATAATTAAGAATTAAGGCATTGCTCAAAGAGAAAAGCatatgcatttctttttaagcaGTAGTATTAGTGATGGTCATTTTCATCGAGTAAGAATAACCTTAGGTCTATAAACACTTTGTGCACACATGATTAGATCCCTCCCTCTCAAGTTCAGGGGTCCAAAACTAATTAGAATATGATACTTATTATTGGAACAAAATCATAATCTTATATCTTCCTAACAAGATTCTTGTGTAATATCCTCTTATATAAGAAGAATTTTGCTGATATGTGCCATTAGGACACACATTAAGTTATTCATTTtttgaagcattttttttttttttagaattgaaaaagtattgacagttttttcaattctcaagaaaatatttctaaaaatgaaTGGCTTAATGTGTAcgcacacattaaccggaccaTATAAGAAATATGTATTTGACTTCACGAATGATTCCTCAAACGCAGAGAATAtgtctttaaaaaaatggaTCATTTCTTTAACCCATaatcttgtgtttctttataATCGCATTGATGGCAACGATCATGGCAATAATCATTGGCAATCTGACGAAAACTactttatgtataaaatattaagGCATTTCTAtcataaaagaatatataaagcaaaaaatatgagagaatcacTGGTTTTTGGCCACATAAAACTTGTTTTTAGAGCTTGTGCATGTGTCCTGGTTCAAAGACCTACCTTTAGGTGCCAGTTTATTAAAGTATGGGATGATCAATTGATAACGATTAGAGGACAATCTATGTTCATGAGTTCTCTAGTTgagtatgtatatgtatatatctagaagttgtgaagtttgaaaaacaaattaaacatgaaaaaaaagcATATCCATTGCTAGATTTGAGTCATGATGCACTCGCGGCGCACAAATTGTTTGATGCATGTATATCATTACAATCAATATTGGCATGATTAATTGTACATTTTGTTCATTGGATCTGactttttctttgatttagAACCTAACTCATTTTCTGCTTTCTAGATATGTTTGCATTATCATATGCATAAATGTTTGTTTGACTTAGTTTTCTCAAGGGAGCAACGTACTTTTCAAATATCTTCCCCCCTTTCAATTCATAATCGAATTTAGAAATGGATTCAAAATGTCCTTgatgatagagagagaaaaattaggTAAGGCAAAAACGAGTTGTTTTCATGTGGGAATACAATGACTTGGGCCCATTAGCTTGTCAAAAAGAAATAGGAGGACTAGATAGCTAGTAAGGGGCTTGCTTGGAGAGGAAACCAGCAAGTCTTCCTCTTTGGTTCTCTCTGCACTCCCACCGGGTTTTGTGTTCCAattgcacattttttttttttttttttttactttaactcCAACCCTTAGTCCCACATTCCCCAAGCACTTAACTTGTAAAGTAACCATCGCATTAAAGGTGTGTATTGATTATCCAAATTTCACCTTAAAGGTGAAGTAAATAATTATGTTAGTAAGGGttactaaaaatatttacaatacattaattttgtttctcaaaaaaaaaaaaatacattaattttataaattgatgtacatcaattattaaaaagtaatttaGATATTTAATACATATTATGTCATTGAATTAACATATATCACATTCATTGCTATGTCAATTTGTAAGTGTTATGCAATAAAATTGATGATAGTTTTAGCATCTTCCAATGCAACTAaaacaggtttttttttaaaaaaaattattttatatatatatatattttttttttttttcacctttttgAGATAGGTagaaggtggaggagaagatcTGCTGCATATAAGACACTATAAAATATGTGATTACCACTTAGCTAAGGTTATTACTTAAATCCAGAGTATTGTACAGTTActcttaacaaaattttatatttttctttttctttttattttcctgaCAAATTTAGTCACACACAATTTGATTGGCCTCTTAAGTTCTAATCTTGGCGCGTTCCCATATTTATGAAAGAAGGACCATTTGACCCAAAGGTTAATTATTggcaatattttaaatatttccaATAAACAAATTTGATTCCAAAATCCAAATGCTATACCAATAACGAGTcactttaaattcaaatatgGCATTGCATCATTTTGAATATGTTCTACCGTACGTCACAGTGGGTGTAAATGATGAGTTATATGCACCTATTATTAGGTTTGAAAAGTCTATATAAGAATTTCCTGAaagataatttatttaattaaaccaTTGGAGAAATCCTATGTAGTACCTGCATTGGTTCAACTTTTTTTATGCTTTGAAGCATCTCGCTTTTGTGTACATCTTCTATCACTGTAAGGATTGAATTTGAAAAGCCAATTTCCAAAGTAATAGCAAGAAAATCTCTCTTGAAAGAGAACAAATATAGTATAAGgatagtaataaattttttctcaCTGTTGTTCAATAGGTACCTTGTCCCCCACCTCCCCTttcctagaaaaaaaataaaaagataatctTCTCTATAGTATTGTCACTATATTCCAATACCATTTagacttgttaaaaaaaaaaaaaaaagaaagaagtgtgGTTAAGGGGTTGTTTGGCCACCATTTTTtggtcactcaatttccgtcactcatcactctaaATACCAAGGttgtttggcaccatcactcacttcccatcactcaatatttttcacactatttgtgagTCCCATACCTGTCACTggtgcagatttttttttctttagtaccTAGACTCACCGaacctagtgaaaaaaaaaaaaaaaaaaaaaaaaaaaaaaaaaaaaagaaagaaagaaagaagaagaaacccagACCGAATAGCCAACccagagaagaaaggaaaaaaaaaaaagtcaaaggtcaaaagttgcggctgagTACTGTTTGTGGGTCccctatgtgtgtttaattacaatattaccattgagttatgagttatggaaactaaaaaaaagccaaaatatgttttcagtttctataactcataactcaaaaatcagaaaattgagtgatgaaaacagagttatggaaacagagttatcgtttgccaaacaacctttttactataggtcccaccatttttaagttatgagttatggaaacagaaaattgagttatggaaatagaCTATCCAAACAGCCTCTAAATCATCCCACTTGATATATAGCCACAAAGAAATTGAAACGAAATATAACCCCCACTGAGAGCTTCATGTGTACTAGACTACTAGTAAACCAGTAGCACGTAGAAGTACTCTTAATTGGTGATATGAACAACAGTGACCTTGGGTCCAATAGCATGCAAAGACAATAATTGACAATCATGGATTTAGTTTTATTTCACGATTAcaagataaagggaaaaaaaaaagtaaaaattttttgttcatCCTTTAAATATAgtctata of the Quercus robur chromosome 10, dhQueRobu3.1, whole genome shotgun sequence genome contains:
- the LOC126704271 gene encoding oleosin Cor a 15-like, with product MAEIHQPHHYQPQQQHHQRPGDAMKGMFSEDNQEGPSTSKVLAVVTLLPVGGFLFILAGLTFVATLIGLAVSTPLFVIFCPVLIPAAIVIGLALAGFLTSGAFGITGLSSLSWIANYLRQTKAPEHMDYAKRRVQDTAGYYGQRAKEMGQNVKEKAQETGREVTARAQEGSGACFTSLSFRVRVFWWNKNGASDERARKAILLFVYKLVSSFEALEGNFACIYLLVVPIQQFLFIGMAQLSLRFHFMGT